Proteins found in one Spirochaetota bacterium genomic segment:
- a CDS encoding HEAT repeat domain-containing protein yields MFLIFLSLMLYQNLFAQEKNIKPSIKDEREGMIQKEGEETKDGSKDINNITQPDSTKNSKEDNENNIENIETEKVTIENGQTEDKDFEREKKLADRIEKIIDYGTHKERKRAINNILLIKNVELKDKLEKKLIDTIRDEIDSDVKVKAITVAGELELAMAIPELQDSLNDESEDVQIAAVYAIKKIGDQSTKQSLILKFKEQSLDNNSILIEALIDTLGEFNAVELREYAIKAIEDDNTTKDIRELLVLFLGNIGSIESKDFLIKLLKDEEEEKGIRAFAANSIARLGIREAAGDIDEIVKQIESYSYKKKKRYYNLYIYCIAALAKIGDEKAIPRLINSLRSDSSIVRLRAINLIKELNDSRAIDILKYKMKHDPSPRVQSSAKKALEELGVIIDNKKREVKEMGQEEENISMPSEKEPNE; encoded by the coding sequence ATGTTTTTAATATTCTTATCCCTAATGCTCTATCAAAATCTATTTGCTCAAGAAAAAAATATAAAACCTTCTATCAAGGATGAAAGAGAGGGCATGATACAGAAGGAAGGTGAAGAGACAAAAGACGGCAGCAAAGATATAAATAATATAACTCAACCAGATTCTACAAAAAATTCAAAAGAAGACAATGAAAATAATATAGAAAATATCGAGACTGAGAAGGTTACAATTGAAAATGGACAAACAGAGGATAAGGATTTTGAGAGAGAGAAAAAACTAGCTGATAGGATAGAGAAAATTATTGATTACGGCACACATAAAGAGAGGAAAAGGGCGATAAACAATATTCTACTCATAAAGAATGTTGAATTAAAGGACAAGCTCGAAAAAAAGCTTATTGATACAATTAGAGACGAAATTGACTCTGATGTCAAGGTTAAGGCCATTACAGTAGCTGGGGAACTGGAGCTAGCAATGGCGATCCCTGAACTCCAAGACTCTTTAAATGACGAATCCGAGGATGTGCAAATTGCTGCAGTTTATGCAATCAAAAAGATAGGCGATCAAAGCACTAAACAGAGTCTCATTCTTAAATTTAAGGAACAGTCGCTGGATAATAATTCAATTCTAATTGAGGCATTGATTGATACTCTTGGTGAATTTAATGCCGTTGAATTACGTGAATACGCCATAAAGGCGATTGAGGATGATAATACCACTAAAGATATCCGAGAGTTATTAGTATTATTTCTTGGTAACATCGGATCCATAGAATCTAAGGATTTTTTAATTAAGCTACTAAAGGATGAGGAAGAAGAAAAGGGAATAAGGGCTTTTGCTGCTAATTCAATTGCGCGCCTCGGTATCAGAGAGGCTGCTGGGGATATTGATGAGATAGTAAAACAGATTGAATCATATTCATACAAAAAGAAGAAGCGATACTATAATTTATACATATATTGCATTGCCGCTTTGGCAAAAATAGGAGATGAGAAAGCAATTCCACGACTCATAAATTCTCTTAGAAGCGACAGCTCAATAGTGAGATTAAGAGCGATAAATCTCATTAAAGAGCTAAACGATAGTAGAGCTATTGATATACTAAAATATAAGATGAAGCATGATCCAAGTCCAAGAGTACAGAGTTCAGCCAAAAAGGCCTTGGAAGAACTGGGTGTGATAATAGATAATAAAAAGCGGGAAGTCAAGGAGATGGGTCAAGAGGAGGAGAACATTTCCATGCCCAGTGAAAAAGAACCTAATGAATAA
- a CDS encoding slipin family protein gives MFSLFPTLVVLIVLLVISAIKIMKEYERAVVFRLGRLINPPRGPKGPGLIIIIPFIDKWVKVNLRLVAMDVPPQDIITKDNVSVKVNAVVYFRVIEPNRAVTEVDDYYFATSQLAQTTLRSILGMVELDDLLSARDRINEELQSVLDTQTDPWGIKVSAVEVKHVDLPQEMQRAMAKQAEAERERRAKVINAEGEFQAASRMVEAARLMEEHPIALQLRYLQTLREVATENNSTTLFPIPIDLLNPFQKKNTGS, from the coding sequence ATGTTTAGCTTATTCCCAACCTTAGTTGTGTTAATAGTACTTTTAGTTATTTCAGCAATTAAAATTATGAAAGAATATGAGAGGGCTGTTGTATTTAGATTGGGGAGGCTGATTAACCCCCCTCGGGGACCAAAGGGGCCTGGTTTAATTATAATAATCCCCTTTATAGATAAGTGGGTGAAGGTTAATCTTAGACTTGTGGCTATGGATGTGCCCCCTCAGGATATTATCACAAAGGATAATGTCTCAGTTAAGGTTAATGCTGTGGTTTATTTCAGGGTGATTGAACCGAATAGGGCAGTAACAGAGGTGGATGATTATTACTTTGCCACCTCTCAGCTCGCTCAGACAACGCTTAGGAGTATTTTGGGTATGGTTGAGCTGGATGACCTCCTGAGCGCCAGGGATCGAATTAACGAGGAATTGCAGAGTGTTTTGGATACACAGACCGATCCATGGGGCATAAAGGTTTCTGCTGTTGAGGTTAAGCATGTTGACCTTCCACAGGAGATGCAGCGGGCAATGGCAAAGCAGGCAGAGGCAGAGAGGGAGAGAAGGGCAAAGGTGATAAACGCTGAAGGAGAGTTTCAAGCGGCGTCCAGGATGGTAGAGGCTGCTCGACTTATGGAGGAGCATCCCATTGCATTGCAGTTGAGATATCTGCAAACCCTTAGGGAGGTCGCAACAGAGAATAATTCTACAACCCTATTCCCAATACCGATTGATTTATTAAATCCCTTTCAAAAAAAGAATACAGGGAGTTAG
- a CDS encoding nodulation protein NfeD, translating into MVKRLYYILLFYVISTTLFSSVLFASNKYAIIKLEGSVNPIISEHIVKSIEKAGREQVHFVVLQLDTPGGMMSSMREIIKSILSSEVPVVVYTYPKGAQAASAGGYIMLSAHIAAMAPGTEIGAMHPVSPFLNFGNKDKEGKNIDGIMEKKVLNDTIAYAKSLAQKRKRNEDWTEKAVRDAISSTYIEAERLGVIDFIAEDMNDLIKKLHNRKVEVNGDMVMLNTLHIGQISYEMDWKQRILNFFADPQVVFLLFIIAVIGIGMEIKSPGLILPGVIGAASFFIFLLAIRVLPINFAGLSLIALAILLFILELKITSYGLLTISGVISFIIGSMMLFDSPLPGGQIPLSSIIVMVIFLLCFFFIVVRSVIVVHKDKVTTGMQGMVGESGVAMMDFTGKGKIIVHGEIWNAKSDEDIRKDDSVLVKDIMGMTLIVEKEIGQ; encoded by the coding sequence ATGGTAAAGAGATTATATTATATACTGTTATTTTATGTAATTTCAACAACATTATTCTCTTCGGTTCTATTTGCATCCAATAAGTATGCAATAATAAAGCTTGAGGGATCAGTAAATCCAATTATATCTGAGCACATTGTTAAATCCATTGAAAAAGCTGGAAGAGAACAGGTGCATTTTGTTGTCCTTCAACTGGATACGCCTGGCGGTATGATGTCATCTATGAGGGAGATAATTAAATCAATACTCTCATCAGAAGTGCCTGTAGTAGTATATACCTATCCTAAGGGTGCTCAAGCTGCCTCTGCCGGGGGTTATATTATGCTGTCAGCTCATATAGCGGCAATGGCTCCTGGCACTGAGATTGGCGCCATGCATCCGGTGAGCCCCTTCTTGAACTTTGGGAATAAGGATAAAGAGGGCAAAAACATAGATGGCATAATGGAGAAGAAGGTATTGAATGATACGATAGCCTATGCCAAAAGCCTTGCTCAGAAGAGAAAGAGGAATGAGGATTGGACAGAGAAGGCTGTAAGGGATGCCATATCTAGCACATATATTGAAGCGGAGAGATTGGGCGTAATAGATTTTATAGCTGAGGACATGAATGATCTTATAAAGAAGCTTCATAATAGAAAAGTAGAAGTTAATGGAGATATGGTCATGCTGAACACCCTTCATATTGGTCAAATCTCCTATGAGATGGATTGGAAGCAACGAATTCTCAATTTTTTTGCTGATCCACAGGTAGTATTTCTCCTTTTTATAATTGCAGTGATTGGAATTGGTATGGAGATCAAGAGTCCTGGATTAATCCTACCTGGTGTTATTGGGGCCGCATCATTTTTTATTTTTTTATTGGCAATTAGGGTTCTTCCCATAAATTTTGCTGGCCTTTCTTTGATTGCTCTTGCAATATTGTTATTCATATTGGAACTCAAGATTACAAGCTATGGTTTGCTAACAATAAGTGGAGTTATATCATTTATTATTGGTTCAATGATGCTCTTTGATTCTCCTTTACCTGGCGGGCAAATCCCTCTATCCTCTATCATTGTAATGGTTATATTTTTGCTCTGCTTCTTTTTTATTGTTGTAAGATCTGTGATAGTTGTGCATAAGGATAAGGTTACTACTGGTATGCAGGGGATGGTAGGCGAATCTGGAGTTGCTATGATGGATTTTACAGGAAAGGGGAAGATTATTGTTCATGGTGAGATATGGAATGCTAAATCAGATGAGGATATTCGAAAAGATGATTCTGTTTTAGTGAAGGATATTATGGGGATGACCTTGATCGTTGAAAAGGAAATTGGCCAGTAG
- a CDS encoding DUF924 family protein: MSSRIDEIISFWFSGSLDTADLISERIKVWFHTDETFDNEIRERFQSDYEAAIHGQLDSWKNSSRGMLALILILDQFSRNMFRGTQQAFAQDHIALQLCLEGIAQGRDIELSQLERAFFYMPLQHAEDNDLQELGMKKYKQLHSQTPEGIKKEMLGFLNASTEHRNIIKQFGRFPHRNQILKRASTNEEEKFLKTQNSWYGQRPVQ; encoded by the coding sequence ATGAGCTCAAGAATAGATGAGATAATTTCCTTCTGGTTTAGCGGATCACTGGATACAGCTGATCTAATTTCAGAAAGGATTAAAGTTTGGTTTCATACTGATGAAACATTCGATAATGAGATACGCGAAAGATTCCAATCCGATTATGAAGCAGCCATTCATGGACAACTTGATTCATGGAAAAACTCATCCCGTGGAATGCTTGCATTAATCCTCATACTCGATCAGTTTTCAAGGAATATGTTTAGAGGAACACAACAGGCTTTTGCACAGGATCACATTGCACTCCAGCTCTGTTTGGAGGGCATTGCACAGGGTAGGGATATAGAACTTAGTCAATTGGAAAGAGCCTTCTTCTATATGCCATTACAACATGCGGAGGACAATGATCTTCAGGAATTAGGCATGAAAAAATACAAACAACTTCATAGCCAAACCCCAGAGGGAATAAAGAAAGAGATGCTCGGTTTTCTTAATGCCTCAACAGAACATCGCAACATCATAAAACAGTTCGGTCGATTTCCTCATAGAAACCAAATTCTTAAACGCGCATCTACTAATGAAGAAGAAAAATTTCTAAAAACCCAAAATTCTTGGTATGGACAAAGGCCTGTACAATAG
- a CDS encoding EcsC family protein — translation MTISENDIDELKYAKDLLENPGFAAKITNVLGSTIEKGFDFVPIKMSEIILHAARESLMKALEFAVITMDDRKKSSSSNFFHKMSVAATGAIGGAFGLPALGVELPVSTIIMLRSIADIARSEGEMIKSIETKLSCLQVFALGGESNADDATDSGYFMLRSALAYQVTEASKYIIEKGIYDKGAPAIIRLISTIASRYGVNISKKIAAQAVPVVGAGGGALINTIFINHYQDMARGHFIVRRLERIYGTEAIQLLYEKL, via the coding sequence ATGACCATATCAGAAAATGATATTGATGAACTAAAATATGCTAAGGATCTTTTAGAAAATCCTGGTTTTGCAGCAAAAATTACAAATGTATTGGGAAGCACCATTGAGAAGGGATTTGATTTTGTTCCAATAAAGATGTCGGAGATCATCCTTCATGCTGCAAGGGAATCATTGATGAAGGCTTTGGAATTTGCGGTTATCACGATGGATGACCGCAAAAAATCATCATCTTCTAATTTTTTTCACAAAATGAGTGTAGCCGCAACCGGCGCAATTGGAGGCGCCTTTGGATTGCCAGCCCTTGGTGTTGAGTTGCCTGTCTCAACGATTATAATGCTTCGCTCTATAGCTGATATTGCGCGAAGTGAAGGGGAAATGATTAAATCCATTGAGACAAAGCTGTCATGTCTGCAGGTATTCGCTCTGGGTGGAGAATCCAATGCAGATGATGCAACTGATAGCGGATATTTCATGCTGCGTTCCGCCTTAGCCTATCAAGTTACAGAGGCTTCTAAATATATTATCGAAAAGGGTATATATGATAAGGGCGCGCCAGCCATTATCCGGCTTATCTCAACCATTGCATCCCGTTATGGAGTTAATATTTCCAAAAAAATTGCTGCTCAGGCTGTTCCTGTAGTAGGGGCAGGAGGGGGCGCTTTAATCAACACAATTTTCATCAATCACTATCAAGACATGGCGCGTGGTCATTTTATTGTTCGAAGGCTTGAACGAATCTATGGAACAGAGGCTATTCAACTATTATATGAGAAGCTTTGA
- a CDS encoding acetylxylan esterase: MPSTNSFDLFFQNFPPLNRAEDYIEFWKRSISELKRISIDPTFEKEGGDSGFFDIINVSFRGYLKSRIRGKLYLPKHIEKPRVIISIPDYNLMPGYEQYPLDKELAFFFLELRGHDILNTITTKEEKLPGFILDNILVKDSFYVKSIYLDVYRIIDLLRLYDRLDCNSIGLIGKGLGAAAGLFATVYSDRIKAIVLDTPSFCHLELSQNISKSDTTKEINQFLSNHRGKKKIIKKNLSYFDAINLAEEIICPTLVTVGLKDILSPPQCVFALFNHLVCDKTVEVYPEGGNEAGGKMQFTKSIQWLKARLLDL; the protein is encoded by the coding sequence ATGCCAAGCACCAATTCATTCGATCTCTTTTTCCAAAACTTTCCCCCTCTCAATAGGGCTGAGGATTACATCGAATTCTGGAAAAGATCAATTTCTGAGTTAAAAAGGATAAGCATTGATCCAACCTTTGAGAAGGAAGGGGGCGATTCAGGTTTCTTTGATATCATAAATGTGAGCTTCAGGGGTTATCTGAAATCAAGAATAAGAGGAAAACTCTATTTGCCCAAACACATTGAGAAGCCCAGAGTAATAATATCAATTCCGGATTACAACCTAATGCCTGGATATGAACAATACCCTCTTGACAAGGAGTTGGCCTTCTTTTTTTTAGAATTGAGGGGCCATGATATACTTAATACTATAACAACAAAAGAAGAAAAACTACCTGGATTTATACTAGACAATATCCTTGTCAAGGATAGCTTCTACGTTAAAAGCATATATCTGGATGTTTACAGAATCATTGACTTGTTGAGGCTCTATGATAGGTTGGATTGCAACTCCATCGGTCTAATAGGTAAGGGTTTGGGGGCTGCTGCTGGCCTCTTTGCAACAGTATATTCAGACAGGATTAAAGCCATTGTTCTTGATACTCCTTCCTTTTGTCATCTGGAATTGAGCCAAAATATTTCAAAAAGCGATACAACGAAAGAGATCAATCAATTTCTATCAAATCACAGGGGTAAGAAAAAGATTATCAAAAAGAATCTATCCTATTTCGATGCAATAAACCTTGCAGAAGAGATAATTTGTCCTACCCTTGTTACAGTAGGCTTAAAGGATATCCTGTCCCCCCCCCAATGTGTATTTGCCCTCTTCAATCATTTAGTATGCGATAAAACTGTTGAGGTTTATCCTGAGGGAGGGAATGAAGCTGGTGGGAAAATGCAGTTTACAAAATCAATTCAATGGTTAAAGGCAAGACTCTTGGATTTATAG
- a CDS encoding NfeD family protein produces the protein MDERGWTVRIIWRYTLLQLPAIALLVMSLIMVRRWIWDDMPFWLLGSIIGFWIAKDIIMFRYVWRSYDWDRSSESNSMIGERGLAKERLAPLGYIQIRGELWRSRVMDDSPPVEKGETVQVRDINGLTLLVESCNEETQK, from the coding sequence ATGGATGAAAGGGGTTGGACAGTTCGCATCATATGGAGATATACGCTTCTCCAACTTCCTGCTATTGCTTTGCTTGTAATGAGCCTAATTATGGTTCGACGATGGATATGGGATGATATGCCCTTTTGGCTTTTAGGGAGTATTATCGGTTTTTGGATTGCCAAGGATATAATAATGTTCAGGTATGTATGGAGATCTTATGACTGGGATCGTTCATCAGAATCGAACTCAATGATCGGTGAGCGGGGCCTTGCGAAGGAACGTTTGGCTCCCTTGGGATATATCCAGATACGAGGCGAGCTATGGCGCTCCAGGGTGATGGATGATAGTCCTCCGGTTGAGAAGGGAGAAACAGTCCAGGTACGCGATATCAATGGATTAACCCTACTAGTAGAAAGCTGTAATGAAGAAACTCAAAAATAA
- a CDS encoding VWA domain-containing protein produces MLNKQNIPILVFYFILFFSFGIFINPGFPLSDDAIKFESAKNHFKKGIGYFNQMQYLAAVEFFRKAISEYPDYYTAREYLARSYKLAGFVEDAIQKWEILANVTSNPVTIQNKINTLKYRETKGHYPIESDSFNYIFTDEYISSYLGRYKFSDPVDVAIDRERNLYITSFSLGKLVKLDSNGEGISVCSPGTAGRLFGIDYHNDRIVVSDFKLESIYIMDRECNVIKTFGRSGEGDGMFYGPEGVCFDEAGNIYVVDSGNHRVQKFNNDGDFILKFGEFGEYEGQLKNPTGVTVHKDLVYVTDTGNARVSCFDISGNYISYISVKGVERPRGISVYNDMLLISDEETGLFWYRLDNKEVFRFHSWENGKRSFVKLFSAINDRDGFLYCLDYKQESVSVFSPLVNRYTNLDIEITMVDVERYPIIAFYLNVRDRAGRPIYRLKRNDFKILEDSANISGIYVDYLYNKSPSVSIALCVDRSVENRRYHYDIPWVAEFILKKMRKNDSIEVINYNSDYWVGNGFDWSRQRTLRALRKREYGDGKRLGKTLYNAVSDLLPRLNRRAVVLITDGRVETNSFQRYTKRVVIEYARSHYVPIYIIVFKEKNLTLQEIANETGGAVYMVTELNNLRNIYNTIKKSEENRYVLVYSTYKAPSIKGWWSDVKIEVDHKEQKGVEWGGYFVP; encoded by the coding sequence ATGCTAAATAAACAAAATATTCCCATCTTAGTATTTTATTTTATATTATTTTTTTCCTTCGGAATATTTATTAATCCAGGATTCCCCCTATCAGATGATGCTATAAAGTTTGAGTCTGCTAAGAATCACTTCAAAAAGGGTATTGGCTATTTTAACCAGATGCAGTATCTTGCTGCTGTTGAATTTTTCAGAAAAGCCATATCTGAATATCCTGATTATTATACTGCAAGGGAGTATCTTGCGCGATCATACAAGTTGGCTGGTTTTGTAGAGGATGCGATACAGAAGTGGGAAATTCTTGCAAATGTAACCTCTAATCCTGTCACAATCCAGAATAAGATAAACACCCTGAAATATCGCGAGACAAAGGGTCATTATCCTATTGAGTCAGATTCATTTAATTATATATTTACTGATGAGTATATTTCCTCTTATTTGGGGAGGTATAAATTTTCTGATCCTGTTGATGTTGCAATCGACAGGGAGAGGAATTTGTATATCACCTCCTTCTCCTTAGGTAAGTTGGTTAAACTCGATTCCAATGGCGAGGGTATTTCTGTCTGTAGTCCTGGAACAGCGGGCAGGCTATTCGGGATTGACTATCACAATGATAGAATAGTTGTTTCTGATTTTAAGCTTGAAAGCATATACATAATGGATCGAGAATGCAATGTTATTAAGACCTTTGGGAGATCAGGAGAGGGGGATGGCATGTTCTATGGCCCGGAGGGCGTCTGTTTTGATGAGGCTGGCAACATATATGTTGTTGATTCAGGGAACCATAGAGTGCAGAAATTTAATAATGATGGCGATTTTATCCTAAAATTTGGTGAATTTGGCGAATATGAGGGGCAGTTGAAGAATCCTACAGGTGTAACCGTTCATAAGGATTTGGTCTATGTTACTGATACTGGAAATGCCAGGGTATCCTGTTTTGATATTAGCGGAAATTATATTTCCTATATATCGGTAAAGGGTGTAGAGAGGCCTAGGGGTATAAGTGTCTACAATGACATGCTGCTGATCTCGGATGAAGAGACGGGCCTTTTCTGGTACCGATTGGATAATAAGGAGGTGTTCAGATTCCATTCCTGGGAGAATGGAAAGAGGAGTTTTGTAAAATTGTTTTCCGCAATCAATGATAGAGATGGCTTTCTCTATTGTCTTGATTATAAGCAGGAGAGTGTATCCGTCTTTTCGCCACTTGTGAATCGGTATACAAATCTTGATATTGAGATAACAATGGTGGATGTTGAGCGATATCCGATAATTGCATTCTATTTGAATGTTAGGGATCGAGCCGGAAGGCCGATTTATCGTTTGAAGAGAAATGATTTTAAGATCCTTGAGGATAGCGCCAATATTTCAGGTATATATGTGGATTATCTATACAATAAAAGTCCATCAGTTTCAATAGCACTCTGTGTTGATAGATCAGTGGAGAATAGGAGATATCATTATGATATCCCTTGGGTAGCAGAATTTATCCTTAAGAAGATGAGGAAAAATGATTCAATTGAGGTGATAAACTATAACAGCGATTACTGGGTAGGCAATGGTTTTGATTGGAGCAGACAGAGAACGCTCAGAGCCTTACGAAAAAGAGAATATGGAGATGGTAAGAGATTGGGAAAAACTCTTTATAACGCTGTTAGCGATCTCTTGCCAAGGCTAAACAGAAGGGCAGTTGTGCTTATTACTGATGGGAGGGTTGAGACCAATTCCTTTCAAAGATATACGAAAAGGGTAGTAATTGAGTATGCTAGGAGTCATTATGTTCCAATATATATAATTGTATTTAAAGAGAAAAATTTGACCCTCCAAGAGATAGCAAATGAGACTGGAGGTGCGGTTTATATGGTGACTGAGTTGAATAATTTAAGGAATATATATAATACCATAAAAAAATCAGAAGAGAATAGATATGTTCTGGTTTATTCAACATATAAGGCGCCCTCAATTAAGGGATGGTGGTCGGATGTAAAGATAGAGGTTGATCACAAGGAGCAGAAAGGGGTGGAATGGGGAGGTTATTTTGTACCATAG
- a CDS encoding protein-L-isoaspartate(D-aspartate) O-methyltransferase, giving the protein MYHREIDNSSLARKGMVNEIHKRYGIYSKRVLDAMEGVPRHLFISEALRYRAYDNISLPIGFNQTTSKPSTIAKMVQALNLMGDERILEIGTGSGYQSAVLAEIATHVITLERIKELSKRARDVLIFKLGYRNIDLIHGENFLKLNDLFDGIIVSAGAISIPFELFDKLKINGVLVIPIERDGEHRIFRYIKRSEDSIIEDDLGDALFVPLITNDSVHIQKKR; this is encoded by the coding sequence TTGTACCATAGAGAGATAGATAACTCTTCTTTAGCCAGGAAGGGTATGGTGAATGAAATACACAAGCGATATGGTATCTACTCAAAAAGGGTATTGGACGCAATGGAGGGGGTGCCGCGTCATCTATTTATTTCCGAGGCACTCAGATATAGAGCCTATGATAATATTTCTCTCCCAATAGGTTTTAATCAGACAACTTCCAAACCCTCAACTATAGCGAAGATGGTTCAGGCGTTGAATTTGATGGGGGATGAGAGGATCCTTGAGATTGGCACTGGCTCTGGATATCAATCAGCGGTTCTTGCTGAGATCGCGACTCATGTGATTACCCTTGAGAGGATTAAAGAATTATCCAAAAGGGCAAGGGATGTTTTAATATTTAAATTAGGGTATAGGAATATTGATTTAATACATGGTGAAAATTTTCTTAAATTGAATGACCTTTTTGATGGCATTATTGTTTCTGCAGGTGCAATATCTATTCCCTTTGAGTTATTTGACAAATTAAAGATAAATGGAGTATTGGTAATTCCCATTGAGAGGGATGGGGAGCATAGAATATTCAGATATATTAAAAGGAGTGAGGATAGCATAATAGAAGATGATTTAGGTGACGCACTTTTTGTGCCCCTGATTACTAATGATTCTGTGCATATTCAGAAAAAAAGATGA
- a CDS encoding VWA domain-containing protein has product MNPYGSGLKFIWSLIITIIIIGKSQVLAGPFIKLKSIDAESDFPQVNLFLTVKDIDNTVITGLDEENILLYEDDYRVNYVTVKSQSNLEDFLYLVFSIDTSKSISRQFLAEIKRSAKKIANNAQPNDKIAVFRFNDEVTLLTSFTNNKIKLFKNIEKVQRHGTKTMLYNCIYDSINLLTKADVLKKAVIVFTDGKDEGSTIEVDDIINYAKENDIPIYFICSKSSQRKKILSRISKITGGRVIYNHRVEEVNSIYRTIVNMLNNHYMISYQSMAKPDGKSHKVEVRLKYGSIRDRDSVEFSTKRGFDLFHFKNLSEILLLGLIFLLLLLLVFIIIYSFRRNSKIIERLSVPPKIIKMYHDSPKDSEVYDKTGDLMEIESDPENYESLYSKPWLMRREGPEKWGKIPIVYKEFTLGSGEGNHLVIDDDTVSPRHAKIKRVKNSYYLFDLASDFGTYLNDKKLLRPKALYDWDEIRIGKAYFIFRGTNMA; this is encoded by the coding sequence GTGAATCCTTATGGTAGTGGGCTTAAGTTTATTTGGTCTTTAATAATTACAATTATAATTATAGGTAAATCCCAAGTTCTGGCAGGGCCTTTTATAAAACTGAAAAGCATTGATGCAGAATCTGATTTCCCACAGGTTAATTTATTTCTCACAGTTAAGGACATTGATAATACGGTGATTACAGGATTGGATGAGGAGAATATACTTCTCTATGAGGATGATTATAGAGTCAATTATGTAACTGTAAAGAGCCAATCAAATTTAGAAGATTTTCTCTATCTTGTATTTTCAATAGATACGAGCAAGAGCATAAGTCGACAATTCCTCGCAGAGATTAAGAGGTCAGCGAAGAAGATTGCAAATAATGCACAGCCCAATGATAAAATAGCAGTCTTCAGGTTTAATGATGAGGTCACACTGCTCACCAGCTTTACCAACAATAAAATTAAGTTGTTTAAGAATATAGAAAAGGTTCAGAGGCATGGCACCAAGACCATGCTTTATAATTGCATATATGATTCCATCAATCTTTTAACTAAGGCTGATGTTTTGAAAAAGGCTGTTATTGTGTTTACCGATGGCAAGGATGAGGGAAGCACAATCGAGGTTGATGATATCATAAATTATGCTAAAGAGAATGATATTCCAATATATTTTATTTGCTCAAAATCATCTCAAAGAAAAAAAATCCTTTCAAGGATCTCCAAAATAACTGGCGGAAGGGTGATATATAATCATAGAGTGGAAGAAGTGAATTCGATATATAGAACCATAGTGAATATGTTAAACAATCACTATATGATTAGTTATCAATCCATGGCTAAGCCAGATGGAAAATCCCATAAAGTAGAGGTTAGGCTGAAATACGGCTCTATTAGGGATAGAGACAGCGTGGAGTTTTCGACAAAGAGAGGATTTGATTTATTTCATTTTAAGAACCTCTCAGAGATATTATTGCTTGGCCTAATCTTTCTGTTATTACTGCTGTTAGTCTTCATAATAATATATTCATTTAGAAGAAATAGCAAGATTATTGAAAGGCTCTCTGTCCCGCCAAAGATAATTAAGATGTATCATGATTCCCCTAAGGATTCTGAGGTGTATGACAAAACAGGCGATTTGATGGAGATCGAATCAGATCCGGAGAATTATGAGAGTTTATATTCAAAGCCCTGGCTTATGAGAAGAGAGGGGCCTGAAAAATGGGGTAAAATACCAATAGTGTATAAAGAGTTTACACTTGGCAGCGGGGAGGGGAATCATCTCGTTATTGATGATGATACAGTTTCCCCAAGACATGCTAAGATTAAGAGGGTTAAGAATTCATACTATCTTTTTGATTTGGCCTCTGATTTTGGAACCTACCTCAATGACAAAAAGCTTCTTAGGCCAAAGGCGCTGTATGATTGGGATGAGATTAGAATAGGCAAAGCCTACTTCATCTTCAGAGGAACAAATATGGCTTGA